A single genomic interval of Oryza sativa Japonica Group chromosome 7, ASM3414082v1 harbors:
- the LOC4344158 gene encoding uncharacterized protein, with the protein MPSPEGGDPAAARRVAVELELELPLGGAPPYPGAAPFDLEAAVCSHGLFMMAPNRWDPASRALVRPLRLASDRAASVAVRVSRHPARPSDALLVSVLGAPDDDALSPLDQTSILEQVRRMLRLDEEDGRAVAEFQAMHAVAREVGFGRIFRSPTLFEDMIKCILLCNCQWTRTLSMSTALCELQLELRSSSSTENFQSRTPPIRECKRKRSNKRNVRVKLETKFNEDKMVCLEDPNLATNTANENLFSLPSSANETGNTSEVSLDHSELKLRYELCLEDCGGDFPTPEELANLDEDFLAKRCNLGYRARRIVMLARSIVEGKICLQKLEEIRKMSVPTVEGLSTTPSTYDRLNEELSTISGFGPFTRANVLMCMGFFHMIPADTETIRHLKQFHKRASTISSVQKELDNIYGKYAPFQFLAYWCELWGFYNKQFGIISDMEPINYRLFTASKLKKSNCQ; encoded by the exons ATGCCGTCCCCGGAAGGcggcgaccccgccgccgcgcgccgcgtggccgtggagctggagctggagctcccGCTAGGCGGCGCGCCGCCCTACCCCGGCGCCGCCCCGTTCGACCTGGAGGCGGCGGTGTGCAGCCACGGGCTGTTCATGATGGCGCCCAACCGCTGGGACCCCGCGTCGCGCGCGCTGGTGCGCCCGCTCCGCCTCGCCTCCgaccgcgccgcctccgtcgccgtccgcgtCTCCCGCCACCCCGCGCGCCCCTCCGACGCCCTCCTCGTCTCCGTCCTCGGCgcgcccgacgacgacgccctcTCCCCGCTCGACCAGACCTCCATCCTC GAGCAAGTGCGGCGGATGCTGCGGCTGGATGAGGAGGACGGGAGGGCCGTGGCGGAGTTCCAGGCGATGCACGCCGTGGCGAGGGAGGTGGGGTTCGGGCGCATCTTCCGCTCGCCCACGCTCTTCGAGGACATGATCAAGTGCATCCTCCTCTGCAATTGCCA ATGGACAAGGACCTTGTCAATGTCTACTGCACTGTGTGAGCTTCAGTTGGAGCTAAGATCTTCATCTAGCACCGAAAATTTTCAGTCAAGGACGCCTCCAATCAGGGAATGTAAAAGGAAGCGCAGCAATAAGCGGAATGTCCGTGTGAAGCTAGAAACAAAATTTAACGAGGATAAGATGGTATGCCTGGAGGATCCAAATCTAGCAACTAACACAGCAAACGAAAACTTATTTAGCTTGCCTTCATCTGCAAATGAAACAGGCAACACATCTGAGGTCTCATTGGATCATTCAGAGCTTAAATTGCGATATGAACTTTGCTTGGAAGATTGTGGTGGAGATTTTCCTACACCGGAAGAATTGGCAAACCTTGATGAGGACTTTTTGGCGAAGCGTTGTAATCTTGGATATCGAGCCAGACGAATTGTAATGCTTGCACGAAGCATTGTAGAAGGAAAGATATGCCTACAAAAGCTTGAAGAAATACGCAAAATGTCTGTACCAACTGTAGAAGGCCTATCAACTACCCCATCCACCTATGATAGACTGAATGAAGAGTTATCCACAATATCCGGATTTGGCCCTTTCACTCGTGCCAATGTGCTCATGTGTATGGGATTTTTCCACATGATCCCAGCTGACACTGAGACAATTAGGCATTTAAAGCAG TTTCACAAGAGAGCAAGCACCATCAGTTCTGTTCAGAAGGAATTGGATAATATCTACGGCAAGTATGCCCCGTTTCAGTTCTTGGCATACTG GTGCGAGCTATGGGGCTTCTACAACAAGCAGTTCGGTATAATCAGTGATATGGAACCAATCAACTACAGACTATTCACCGCAAGTAAATTGAAGAAAAGCAACTGTCAATAG